A section of the Deinococcus sp. KNUC1210 genome encodes:
- a CDS encoding transposase codes for MPGCGIRHQCPDQRAPEPLPLQGTVNERLRKGLLKHHQRGSLLRFLDNPSIPPTNNAAERDLRSGVSARKVSQCSKTQQAANSYALIKSLVETAKRHSQHPLTVLVGLQVRATPH; via the coding sequence ATACCGGGGTGCGGGATCCGCCATCAATGCCCGGATCAGCGCGCTCCTGAACCGCTCCCCCTTCAGGGCACGGTCAACGAACGACTGCGCAAGGGGCTCCTCAAGCATCATCAGCGCGGCAGCCTGCTGAGATTCCTCGATAATCCCAGCATCCCACCGACGAACAATGCGGCCGAGCGAGACCTGCGTTCAGGGGTGAGCGCCCGTAAAGTCTCCCAGTGCAGCAAGACCCAGCAGGCAGCGAACAGCTACGCGCTGATCAAGAGCTTGGTTGAAACCGCCAAGCGTCACAGCCAGCACCCGCTGACTGTCCTGGTGGGGCTGCAGGTTCGTGCTACGCCCCACTGA
- a CDS encoding transposase: MLADTQYLHHGVGLPERKVPDVLHHLCGVKITQSAFNQASKRTTAAGTPMAAAYTQIKDAVQASPVIHQDDTGWRINGTQA; encoded by the coding sequence TTGCTTGCAGACACGCAGTATCTGCACCATGGCGTGGGGCTCCCAGAGCGCAAGGTGCCGGACGTGTTGCACCACCTGTGCGGGGTGAAGATCACCCAAAGTGCGTTCAATCAGGCCAGCAAGCGCACAACGGCCGCGGGCACCCCCATGGCAGCGGCGTACACGCAGATCAAGGACGCCGTTCAGGCTTCCCCCGTGATCCATCAGGACGATACCGGCTGGCGCATCAATGGCACCCAAGCTTGA
- a CDS encoding SRPBCC domain-containing protein — translation MPRAARAEITLQAPLERVFELLVDFSAYGRWNPFVVDVTGAARAAEGVQMRFRLLWRAGRYIHSDERVTRVHPPADGAALVAWRYDSPLAHWGLLRSERVQTLRRLPNGHTAYTTEEVFHGPAAAFVPVQWVQAGFEAQARAMNDALSSS, via the coding sequence ATGCCCCGTGCCGCCCGCGCTGAGATCACGCTCCAGGCCCCTTTGGAACGGGTCTTTGAACTGCTGGTGGACTTCAGCGCCTACGGGCGCTGGAATCCCTTCGTGGTAGACGTCACGGGAGCTGCTCGCGCTGCCGAGGGCGTGCAGATGCGCTTCAGGCTGCTCTGGCGTGCGGGTCGGTACATCCATTCCGACGAACGGGTCACGCGCGTGCACCCTCCTGCCGATGGTGCGGCGCTGGTCGCCTGGCGTTACGACAGTCCTTTGGCCCACTGGGGCCTTCTGCGCTCAGAGCGGGTGCAGACGCTCAGGCGCCTCCCGAACGGCCACACGGCCTACACCACCGAGGAGGTCTTCCACGGCCCGGCAGCCGCATTCGTCCCCGTGCAGTGGGTACAGGCAGGATTCGAAGCCCAGGCGCGGGCCATGAACGATGCCCTATCGTCCTCCTGA
- a CDS encoding Imm10 family immunity protein has protein sequence MVFRFTAWAFSALNLHDLKTFLIALADDADAPTCTLELQKALEVDVDDPDAETSCLIVDGAAMAYGGTDRCHLTDDSRAACTLSTPQKRFEAPS, from the coding sequence ATGGTTTTTCGCTTCACTGCATGGGCATTCTCTGCTTTGAACCTCCATGACCTGAAGACCTTCTTGATCGCCCTCGCGGATGACGCGGATGCGCCGACCTGCACACTCGAACTCCAGAAGGCGCTGGAGGTGGACGTTGACGACCCAGACGCTGAGACGTCCTGCCTCATCGTTGATGGGGCGGCCATGGCCTACGGCGGGACCGACCGCTGCCACTTGACGGACGACTCGCGGGCTGCTTGCACCCTCTCCACCCCTCAGAAACGTTTTGAGGCTCCTTCCTGA